A stretch of Phaeodactylum tricornutum CCAP 1055/1 chromosome 26, whole genome shotgun sequence DNA encodes these proteins:
- a CDS encoding predicted protein has translation MRTFSCLLLAVACTISQSIQASIIPSFSRTSTSITRRSKRLTTSTLAFVDGNHVRGGSTKTIKSCADADWKLALKAGVATALETIGLVGVIAGTKTLASRFSVPFLTKMVGGLPIVQWTSLGIVIFGSSAVKSVTDGGVSVASAQVFRPNVTPGDPNWYSNLKKPWFNPPAWVFPVMWLIVAKPTQLWAVSRVLKRTSTIPYWPTLSVYCAHLSLGDTWNQIFFGCQRIRLGSGVITAFWGMLAFSSKLFANIDPTAGYLLLPTLAWVTVASSLNFAIDRLNVD, from the coding sequence ATGAGGACGTTTTCCTGTTTGCTACTGGCAGTAGCTTGCACCATCAGCCAGTCTATTCAAGCTTCCATTATTCCATCCTTCAGCCGTACATCGACTTCGATTACCCGCCGTTCCAAGCGCCTGACGACGTCTACCCTGGCATTTGTGGATGGAAATCACGTCCGTGGGGGATCGACGAAAACCATCAAATCGTGTGCTGATGCTGATTGGAAGCTGGCTTTGAAAGCAGGAGTGGCGACGGCACTGGAAACCATCGGATTGGTTGGAGTGATTGCTGGTACCAAAACGCTCGCTTCCCGTTTTTCGGTTCCATTCCTGACCAAGATGGTCGGCGGGCTTCCTATTGTACAGTGGACTTCTCTTGGAATTGTTATTTTCGGGTCCAGTGCTGTAAAGAGTGTGACTGACGGCGGAGTATCAGTAGCTAGTGCTCAAGTCTTCAGGCCAAACGTTACCCCCGGCGATCCAAATTGGTATTCAAATCTTAAGAAACCTTGGTTTAACCCACCGGCTTGGGTTTTTCCTGTTATGTGGCTGATTGTGGCGAAACCGACGCAGCTCTGGGCGGTCTCAAGAGTCCTCAAAAGGACTTCGACGATCCCTTACTGGCCTACGCTGAGCGTCTACTGTGCACACTTATCATTGGGAGATACGTGGAATCAGATTTTTTTTGGATGTCAACGCATTCGGCTAGGTTCAGGAGTGATAACCGCCTTTTGGGGAATGTTGGCCTTTAGCTCCAAGCTCTTTGCCAACATTGACCCCACTGCAGGCTATCTTTTGCTCCCTACATTGGCCTGGGTCACGGTGGCTTCTTCCCTGAATTTTGCCATTGATCGCTTAAACGTGGACTAG
- a CDS encoding predicted protein, which translates to MGKNQFVRGYLSYVPIAVCALYLVASPAKLVAAHSQWKVQNRHRQTKLYESSKSPAARSVIADLRGGSQPRHSSADVREINSTLDFTNPSLIEEGPHLNALDSQSEADRLRNLDLNTSAALPIPAWREHLPPPLRLKKNTLQRVRIKNVEIFLLGTAHVSSDSSEEVKLLLRHVHPDAIFVELCEARIPLLEGTAKDEHEEEALAHQNRTMREKIRQVQSTQGGSRLQALSTVLLTSVQEDYASELGVELGGEFRAAYQYWQAQQSIPTGTSSQSCALILGDRPLQLTLVRAWESLGFWPKVKVLLGLLWSSWQKPKKEEIQEWLQSVLRDETDVLTESLKELRRHFPTLFTVIIAERDAWLAAKLVQSCRVLSASATAASPVCTVVAIVGAGHIPGIVAWLTTPPADTSITPETVLRDLVTTKRWAHDDAIQLQAIPAWIYEVSHLQPSAS; encoded by the coding sequence ATGGGAAAGAACCAATTCGTTCGCGGTTATCTGTCCTATGTGCCAATCGCTGTTTGTGCGCTGTACCTCGTTGCATCGCCTGCGAAACTGGTAGcggctcacagtcaatggaaggtGCAGAATAGGCATCGTCAAACGAAACTGTATGAATCAAGCAAAAGTCCTGCAGCCCGCAGCGTCATAGCAGATCTACGCGGAGGTTCACAGCCAAGGCACTCCTCTGCGGATGTCCGAGAAATTAATTCTACTCTAGATTTCACCAACCCTTCCCTGATAGAAGAGGGACCCCATTTAAACGCGttggattcacagtcagaagCAGATCGGTTACGGAATCTGGATTTGAATACATCGGCAGCTCTGCCAATTCCGGCATGGAGGGAGCATTTGCCTCCACCGCTGCGTCTAAAGAAAAATACATTGCAACGAGTCCGGATAAAGAACGTTGAGATCTTCTTGTTGGGCACGGCACACGTTTCCAGCGATTCTAGCGAGGAAGTTAAACTTCTGCTCCGTCATGTGCATCCCGACGCTATTTTCGTTGAGCTTTGTGAAGCTCGCATACCTCTTCTTGAAGGAACTGCGAAGGACGaacacgaagaagaagcattgGCACACCAGAATCGCACGATGCGTGAAAAGATACGGCAGGTACAGTCCACACAGGGAGGCTCCCGTCTTCAAGCTCTTTCCACAGTTTTGTTGACTTCTGTCCAAGAAGACTATGCATCCGAGTTGGGAGTAGAGCTGGGAGGCGAATTTCGGGCCGCATACCAATACTGGCAAGCGCAACAATCCATACCGACTGGAACAAGTTCTCAATCTTGTGCTTTGATTTTGGGCGATCGTCCTCTACAATTGACACTTGTACGTGCCTGGGAGTCTCTCGGGTTTTGGCCCAAGGTAAAGGTTTTGCTAGGTCTGCTTTGGAGCTCATGGCAAAAGCCGAAAAAGGAGGAAATCCAGGAGTGGCTACAGTCTGTGCTTCGGGACGAAACAGATGTTCTCACGGAAAGTCTGAAAGAACTGCGCCGTCATTTCCCTACCCTTTTCACAGTAATTATTGCAGAACGTGATGCATGGCTAGCTGCCAAGCTTGTACAAAGCTGTCGAGTATTATCGGCctcagcaacagcagcttCTCCTGTATGCACGGTCGTGGCCATCGTTGGTGCTGGACATATCCCGGGAATTGTAGCCTGGCTGACCACGCCTCCAGCCGATACGTCTATCACGCCTGAAACAGTACTACGCGACTTGGTCACCACAAAGCGTTGGGCTCACGATGACGCTATCCAATTGCAAGCTATCCCGGCGTGGATTTACGAAGTTTCTCACTTGCAGCCCAGTGCCTCGTAA
- a CDS encoding predicted protein: MINSNKWRSPIAFDTDNEDVSVETEGNTPSAAITATPPAREELLAIEPGVLNDLIRDMKRLALDSPLPLTDEYERGKKQPDQHETNIESSCDTSVPDDSHSSSGQGFHYDINELTTILMSLNRIISKHESRTEQQSSPKAAANEKENKVVDVESSSLSPTNQKLSDTICFHPQLQFSSIVSAKAKEMQDFEVCYRDVEYVSKKERKISRSVKKGLSKEEQATKDAANLIWVKSGRKSSQPAFIVNSGTKRYDLHGKPLVHIVWSFSETADWVNAAKVDWSDGKENVATNMFDKQNRIFYGMDSDEEDSEDK; the protein is encoded by the exons ATGATAAATTCTAACAAATGGCGTAGTCCAATTGCTTTTGACACAGACAACGAGGACGTTTCGGTggaaacggaaggaaacACTCCGTCCGCAGCAATCACAGCAACTCCCCCAGCGCGCGAGGAATTGTTAGCGATCGAACCAGGGGTCCTGAATGACTTGATCCGAGATATGAAACGTCTGGCTCTGGACTCTCCACTACCTCTTACAGACGAATACGAGCGGGGAAAA AAACAGCCAGATCAGCACGAAACGAATATCGAGTCGTCGTGCGACACAAGTGTTCCAGATGATAGTCATTCATCATCAGGACAAGGGTTTCATTACGACATTAATGAGCTAACAACAATATTGATGTCTCTCAATCGCATTATTTCCAAACACGAAAGTCGAACGGAGCAGCAATCTTCTCCCAAAGCTGCAGCCAacgagaaggaaaacaaG GTGGTAGACGTCGAATCATCGTCTCTGTCTCCGACAAACCAGAAGTTGAGTGACACCATTTGCTTTCACCCGCAACTGCAATTCTCTTCCATTGTCTCAGCCAAGGCGAAGGAAATGCAAGATTTTGAGGTTTGTTACAGGGACGTAGAATATGTGTCaaaaaaagagagaaaaaTCAGCAGATCGGTGAAAAAGGGCCTTtcaaaagaagaacaagccaCCAAAGATGCTGCAAATCTCATTTGGGTAAAAAGTGGTCGCAAATCTTCACAACCTGCTTTTATTGTCAACAGTGGAACCAAACGGTATGATTTACATGGAAAGCCTCTTGTTCATATTGTCTGGTCTTTTTCTGAAACAGCAGATTGGGTGAATGCTGCCAAAGTTGATTGGTCAGATGGCAAAGAAAACGTTGCCACAAACATGTTCGATAAGCAGAATAGGATTTTCTATGGCATGGACAGTGATGAGGAGGACAGCGAGGACAAATAG
- a CDS encoding predicted protein, whose product MGPNQHGQFLRSVSELFDNLRAAIPGITQTAKKAMGRVRIKNVEIFLLGTAHVSSDSSEEVKLLLRHVHPDAIFVELCEARIPLLEGTAKDEHEEEALAHQNRTMCEKIRQVQSTQGGSRLQALSTVLLTSVQEDYASELGVELGGEFRAAYQYWQAQQSIPTGTSSQSCALILGDRPLQLTLVRAWESLGFWPKVKVLLGLLWSSWQKPKKEEIQEWLQSVLRDETDVLTESLKELRRHFPTLFTVIIAERDAWLAAKLVQSCRVLSASATAASPVCTVVAIVGAGHIPGIVAWPHIVAHCQRQCRYEEHPCRRVVDFRSEALSIQRSVFDAITVSRDHEDDTFLALYKNKAGAKISGRKSKSKCTGTTAFTE is encoded by the exons ATGGGACCGAATCAGCACGGTCAATTTCTACGCTCAGTGTCCGAACTCTTCGACAATTTGCGAGCTGCGATACCTGGTATAACGCAAACAGCAAAGAAAGCAA TGGGGCGTGTCCGGATAAAGAACGTTGAGATCTTCTTATTGGGCACGGCACACGTTTCCAGCGATTCTAGCGAGGAAGTGAAACTTCTGCTCCGTCATGTGCATCCCGACGCCATTTTCGTTGAGCTTTGTGAAGCTCGCATACCTCTCCTTGAAGGAACGGCGAAGGACGaacacgaagaagaagcattgGCACACCAGAATCGCACGATGTGTGAAAAAATACGGCAGGTACAGTCCACACAGGGAGGCTCCCGTCTTCAAGCTCTTTCCACAGTTTTGTTGACTTCTGTCCAAGAAGACTATGCATCCGAGTTGGGAGTAGAGCTGGGAGGCGAATTTCGGGCCGCATACCAATACTGGCAAGCGCAACAATCCATACCGACTGGAACAAGTTCTCAATCTTGTGCTTTGATTTTGGGCGATCGTCCTCTACAATTGACACTTGTACGTGCCTGGGAGTCTCTCGGGTTTTGGCCCAAGGTAAAGGTTTTGCTAGGTCTGCTTTGGAGCTCATGGCAAAAGCCGAAAAAGGAGGAAATCCAGGAGTGGCTACAGTCTGTGCTTCGGGACGAAACAGATGTTCTCACGGAAAGTCTGAAAGAACTGCGCCGTCATTTCCCTACCCTTTTCACAGTAATTATTGCAGAACGTGATGCATGGCTAGCTGCCAAGCTTGTACAAAGCTGTCGAGTATTATCAGCctcagcaacagcagcttCTCCTGTATGCACGGTCGTGGCCATCGTTGGTGCTGGACATATCCCAGGAATTGTAGCCTGGCCCCACATTGTTGCGCACTGTCAAAGACAGTGTCGTTACGAGGAACATCCTTGTCGAAGAGTCGTTGATTTCCGTTCGGAGGCGTT ATCCATACAGCGCAGC GTTTTTGATGCGATAACAGTTTCTCGGGATCACGAGGATGACacttttttggctttgtACAAGAACAAAGCAGGCGCAAAGATAAGCGGTCGGAAGTCAAAGTCAAAGTGTACAGGTACGACGGCCTTTACCGAATAG
- a CDS encoding predicted protein, translated as MPETRDKKKRRKLCIPPVCSATGNTSENPNMEAGAVRDRNEFSCFTRFMSFFNPLNVARMRERSDDDEYDDSEWESRASMLSRKRKPIRPPSSDDDRKPAAKTPGNGTATAPIDLTGTSSNGTSGTVDSVKGQSTSCITPRPVDQMDLGTLEVLARFPSLLAGGRFCKDVLGVWSVRKFQNAMGRGHPDAVTYAGFIWKRMGQPDLDINNLPPAIEEARKFHLLALGKVV; from the exons ATGCCGGAAACCCGTGATAAGAAGAAGCGCCGCAAGCTCTGCATCCCCCCCGTTTGCTCTGCTACCGGGAACACTTCCGAGAATCCTAACATGGAAGCCGGTGCAG TACGAGATCGGAATGAATTCTCTTGTTTTACTAGGTTCATGTCTTTCTTCAACCCATTGAATGTCGCTCGTATGCGGGAAcgcagcgacgacgatgagtatgatgacagtgagtgggAAAGTCGTGCATCAATGTTGTCACGCAAGCGGAAGCCGATTCGCCCTCCCAGCAGCGACGATGATCGTAAGCCCGCCGCAAAAACTCCCGGCAATGGTACCGCCACAGCCCCTATAGACCTAACCGGCACCAGCAGTAACGGAACAAGTGGTACAGTCGATAGTGTGAAGGGACAGTCCACTTCATGTATTACTCCTCGTCCAGTTGATCAGATGGACCTGGGCACACTGGAGGTACTGGCAAGATTTCCCTCCTTGCTGGCAGGGGGAAGGTTTTGCAAAGATGTGCTTGGTGTTTGGAGCGTCAGGAAATTCCAAAATGCTATGGGGAGGGGCCATCCTGATGCTGTGACGTATGCAGGTTTCATCTGGAAGAGAATGGGGCAGCCTGACCTGGACATCAATAACTTGCCTCCGGCAATAGAGGAGGCCCGGAAGTTTCACCTTCTGGCACTAGGCAAAGTTGTTTGA
- a CDS encoding predicted protein: MGQSESTITSPPKGTSSNPLEDGGASASSSSSSFTTRQPRTATNLTMSPPLSPQPRPSGGTNSHWETSETGASQGSDGEVVCHACGFEASYVPEGMLHCERCRNVSYCSLHCQQWDWTSGGHSDLCVDARSTAHEDSTTGSASNNNSGSGTTRPSEDSTLVSMDIANVFGPRSVGSASTPAPAPVNRGVQRRPETKEGGLGAYLHAHTPRTTPPTPLASRYNSPNDQDLDDDDPNEGSIVLVSDSESTDILGMIQEESEGNEEPELQGSWRSRDNPFHKSALGETSYDSERDERELILATAPAATVRDAHEHAQNNNNNTVTATASFASPQRDSLKAFRAVASETTNVESHGKHSLKGFRHAYDDAPSKEKIAFSHTLIRHSDTADDTMSTTGSHPGQVNEATANRTNQNATAVTNLALKTSINKALRDFERLYGEEAAQLAVLQLTQGLITEDDVIEQASQSPDESEQYNETTTESGDSSPADPKSSPTIVDQSLSSWGLSGIASTEGLDKPSAHSTSSLITENMSRDSKNAATLSSSSSSQQNALAFASPHSVGATTTAASTAPLLTPAEPEDESACSDGSLCTPTESSVQAKPFTVHTPRYLQYRNSLSKSTAKSGLPGTTAVRVAHDSDTIKTQDTKNRANRQKEPTQNGAALVGEIIEGAAAVGTKRTLSPNDPPEQLREASRVVPPPAIVATPTETSNQDFPPSIHEEKIALSMPRYLTYRSSLARSVDRKSFSVQLSAQELESYEVGQLRMPGNGKHNNSDVPAVVATVQDNIHETERAKTATVAAEMSSNYELGNNEFRQSLSPSQVEVEANKMSDSTGLADAIGGIAALGSGAVALASTKKNSDNNQVISNVLLADSELGLESQMVPIMRKLSPNAIKEGAPSRAESFYSRYRASLAQRLSQLFIVEDAMLSGDDSDDSLNADEERELTDQLSSYLEKGNSKRTIEENASRPGALGHKSYDGMNSSWSGFDEENSVDANIDGSRSSEVCERKFQTALVTDAGAINLREARESARAEQARKIELARSSSKQVMYQSVSQDSKPSKMTERRAAPLTVTRNQESYSEKRISRSNSSSSVEDAETALSAKRRAPAPISSQCFAPKVAEYRNRKRCAMLGFIFLLVVLPLAIGLGVGLRGSNKNRSTNFLPDTQPPAGSNPTPSPDTQEPTNFLRTRAPSQSTDDTPGSPTINAPTQSPTAPRMETPIVLPIESPSPSNLNPVSSLVPSIAPTPTVSLSNAPNIMDSSQAPTVLLLNQELFRMLSDLSEDNGASILRPFTPQRRAFEWLASTSDLDTLSNTRKVQRFSLSVFFFTSNGSLWRNNSGWLTESDECTWYSRSGRTTCDGSGVYLHLELGDNDVAGRIATEIGLLTGLRRLDLTGGSGSRLSSTLPTELGVLSDLEFNKFVTTSRIDYQSFTWIAEVVPPSCLARQELVVLTAAKKALDARINVKICKLKIVRVRIVGALEPLMSNKKASLDIKVDCEVDDDGANYE; this comes from the exons ATGGGACAGTCCGAGTCCACAATAACTTCCCCCCCCAAAGGCACCTCGAGCAATCCACTCGAAGACGGCGGAGCGTCCgcgtcctcctcctcctcctccttcaCCACTCGCCAACCCCGGACCGCTACGAATCTCACGATGTCGCCCCCCCTTTCTCCTCAACCTCGTCCCAGCGGAGGAACCAATTCCCATTGGGAAACTTCCGAAACCGGCGCCTCCCAGGGTTCGGACGGGGAAGTCGTCTGCCACGCCTGCGGCTTTGAAGCCTCTTACGTTCCGGAAGGTATGTTGCACTGTGAACGCTGCCGGAACGTTTCCTATTGTTCCCTACATTGCCAACAGTGGGATTGGACGTCGGGCGGACACTCCGATCTCTGTGTCGACGCTCGGTCAACGGCTCACGAAGACAGTACCACCGGGAGtgccagcaacaacaacagtggCAGTGGAACTACTCGTCCCTCGGAGGATTCCACCCTCGTCTCCATGGATATAGCCAACGTATTCGGACCCCGAAGTGTCGGATCTGCCTCCACTCCCGCACCCGCCCCCGTGAATCGAGGTGTCCAGCGGAGACCGGAAACGAAGGAAGGCGGCCTCGGGGCCTACCTCCACGCGCACACCCCGCGTACCACCCCACCAACTCCACTCGCATCCCGGTACAATTCTCCCAACGACCAGGacctcgacgacgatgatccGAACGAGGGGTCCATTGTATTAGTATCGGACTCGGAAAGTACCGACATTCTCGGAATGATTCAGGAAGAATccgaaggaaacgaagaaCCGGAATTGCAAGGTTCCTGGCGATCACGGGACAATCCGTTCCACAAATCCGCTTTGGGAGAAACCTCGTACGACTCGGAACGGGACGAACGGGAACTCATTCTCGCCACGGCCCCCGCTGCGACGGTCCGGGACGCCCACGAACACGctcaaaacaacaacaataacacCGTCACCGCAACGGCATCTTTCGCCAGCCCTCAACGAGATTCGCTCAAGGCCTTTCGGGCCGTAGCGTCCGAAACCACCAACGTAGAGAGCCACGGCAAACATAGCCTCAAAGGCTTTCGACACGCCTACGATGATGCCCCGTCGAAAGAAAAGATCGCTTTCTCACACACACTCATCCGCCACAGTGATACGGCCGATGACACCATGAGTACCACAGGATCTCATCCTGGCCAAGTGAATGAGGCTACTGCGAACAGGACAAACCAGAACGCGACCGCCGTCACGAATTTGGCCCTCAAAACTAGCATCAACAAAGCTTTGCGAGATTTCGAACGCTTGTATGGAGAGGAAGCCGCACAGCTGGCTGTATTGCAACTCACCCAAGGTCTAATTACTGAAGACGACGTTATTGAACAAGCCAGTCAAAGTCCGGACGAGTCAGAACAGTACAATGAAACCACAACCGAGTCTGGGGACTCATCCCCAGCAGATCCGAAAAGTTCACCAACGATTGTAGACCAGAGCCTGTCAAGTTGGGGCTTGTCCGGCATAGCGTCGACTGAGGGGTTGGACAAGCCATCCGCGCACAGCACATCGTCCCTGATCACAGAAAATATGTCTCGGGACTCCAAAAATGCTGCTACCTtatcgtcatcctcgtcgtcgcaaCAGAATGCGTTGGCCTTTGCAAGTCCTCATTCCGTTGGGGCCACCACCACAGCCGCATCTACGGCTCCGCTTTTGACACCCGCTGAGCCAGAAGACGAAAGTGCTTGCAGTGACGGATCCTTGTGCACACCTACTGAATCGTCGGTACAAGCAAAGCCATTTACGGTCCATACCCCCCGGTATCTTCAGTACCGCAATTCCTTGTCCAAATCTACCGCCAAAAGTGGTTTGCCAGGAACGACAGCTGTAAGAGTTGCACACGACAGTGATACAATTAAAACCCAGGATACAAAGAATCGTGCAAACCGACAAAAGGAGCCTACCCAGAACGGAGCTGCCTTGGTCGGTGAAATAATAGAAGGTGCCGCTGCCGTGGGCACCAAAAGGACACTTAGCCCCAATGACCCACCAGAGCAGCTAAGGGAAGCGTCACGAGTCGTGCCGCCTCCTGCGATTGTGGCGACTCCGACGGAGACGTCTAACCAAGATTTTCCACCGTCTATTCATGAAGAGAAGATCGCATTATCCATGCCCCGTTACCTGACGTATCGCTCGTCGCTGGCCAGATCAGTCGACAGAAAAAGCTTTTCTGTCCAGCTTTCTGCGCAAGAACTTGAATCCTATGAAGTTGGCCAGTTAAGAATGCCGGGCAATGGAAAACACAATAATTCCGATGTTCCGGCGGTAGTCGCTACGGTTCAGGACAACATACATGAAACGGAAAGGGCCAAGACGGCGACGGTAGCTGCCGAGATGTCGAGCAATTACGAACTGGGGAATAATGAATTCAGGCAATCTTTGTCTCCATCGCAGGTAGAAGTTGAGGCTAATAAGATGAGCGATAGTACAGGACTTGCCGATGCTATTGGCGGAATTGCAGCCTTGGGGTCGGGGGCTGTTGCTCTGGCAAGCACGAAGAAAAATTCTGACAATAACCAGGTAATATCCAATGTGTTGCTTGCAGATTCAGAGCTGGGTCTGGAATCCCAGATGGTGCCGATCATGCGAAAACTGTCACCGAATGCTATTAAGGAAGGGGCACCGTCTCGTGCGGAGAGCTTTTACTCTCGCTATCGGGCCTCGTTGGCTCAGAGACTTTCCCAACTCTTTATTGTAGAAGATGCGATGTTGTCTGGCGATGACTCGGACGATTCTTTGAATGCCGACGAAGAGCGAGAACTCACAGACCAGCTTTCTTCGTATTTGGAGAAGGGGAATTCCAAAAGAACCATTGAAGAGAATGCATCTCGACCCGGCGCTTTGGGACACAAGAGCTACGATGGAATGAACAGCTCCTGGAGTGGtttcgacgaagaaaattCTGTGGACGCAAACATCGACGGCTCTCGCAGCAGCGAAGTCTGCGAGCGAAAATTTCAGACAGCCTTGGTTACTGACGCGGGTGCAATCAATTTGCGAGAAGCTCGAGAAAGCGCTCGAGCTGAACAAGCTCGAAAAATTGAGCTTGCCAGATCAAGCTCCAAACAAGTCATGTACCAGTCCGTATCTCAAGACTCGAAACCCTCCAAAATGACAGAGAGGCGCGCAGCTCCTCTCACAGTAACCAGGAATCAAGAAAGTTATAGTGAGAAGCGGATAAGCCGAAGCAATTCCAGCTCTTCTGTAGAAGATGCTGAGACTGCGTTATCTGCAAAACGAAGAGCGCCAGCCCCCATCAGTAGTCAATGTTTTGCTCCGAAAGTAGCAGAGTACAGAAATCGGAAACGTTGTGCGATGCTCGGCTTCATTTTCCTTCTCGTGGTACTTCCTCTCGCAATTGGACTTGGGGTTGGACTTCGTGGAAGCAATAAAAATCGCTCGACTAACTTTCTACCAGACACACAACCCCCAGCAGGATCAAACCCAACTCCCTCGCCTGACACGCAAGAACCTACGAATTTTCTGCGTACGCGGGCGCCCTCGCAGTCAACGGACGATACACCAGGATCACCGACCATTAATGCTCCTACGCAAAGCCCAACAGCTCCACGAATGGAAACCCCCATCGTTTTGCCAATTGAATCTCCTTCACCTTCCAATCTCAACCCGGTATCTTCGTTGGTTCCCTCCATCGCGCCCACTCCAACAGTTTCTCTATCAAACGCTCCTAATATCATGGATTCATCCCAAGCCCCAACGGTACTGTTGCTAAACCAAGAGCTCTTCAGGATGCTAAGCGATTTGTCTGAGGACAATGGAGCAAGCATCCTTCGCCCCTTCACACCGCAGCGCCGAGCGTTCGAATGGCTTGCATCTACTTCAGACCTCGACACTTTGTCCAACACACGAAAGGTTCAGCGATTTTCTTTGTCTGTGTTCTTTTTTACTTCGAATGGTAGCCTTTGGCGTAACAATTCTGGATGGCTAACAGAAAGTGATGAATGCACATGGTACTCGAGGTCTGGGCGCACAACTTGCGATGGCAGTGGAGTATACCTGCACTTGGAATTGGGAGACAACGATGTGGCAGGAAGAATTGCCACAGAAATTGGTTTGTTGACAGGACTTCGACGTTTGGACTTGACAGGTGGTAGTGGAAGTCGCTTGAGCAGCACACTACCAACGGAGCTCGGAGTACTTTCCGACCTTGAGTTT AACAAGTTTGTGACCACTTCTCGAATCGATTACCAAAGTTTTACTTGGATTGCGGAGGTAGTCCCGCCAAGTTGTCTTGCCCGCCAGGAACTTGTTGTACTTACTGCTGCGAAGAAAGCACTGGATGCGA GAATAAATGTGAAAATTTGTAAACTGAAAAT AGTAAGGGTCAGGATCGTTGGTGCGCTTGAACCACTAATGTCTAACAAAAAAGCAAGCCTTGACATTaaggttgactgtgaagtggACGATGATGGAGCTAATTACGAGTGA
- a CDS encoding predicted protein has product MVNDPRACDVVFGRGGNLNNRRQHSIYHALLERHWLEYSQQVGAAAHRRFVQERFIHVIKEMGGRFLRKSKKETVWEEVIDETDIVLTLMQALRDYRKRRSRRRSSESYALISERREADTDSDYARSDEGSPVMLETLNAGDTVYQKTEVPRQPYLQVSKSVEYKERPQGDLSALMSKLEPRLCELEKCIESLEWSNRELFNRLGDISDIEKADEQSERYSV; this is encoded by the coding sequence ATGGTCAATGATCCTCGTGCGTGCGATGTCGTGTTTGGTCGTGGCGGCAATCTCAACAACAGAAGACAGCACAGCATTTACCATGCTCTACTTGAGCGACACTGGCTTGAATATAGTCAGCAAGTAGGAGCGGCGGCACACCGGCGTTTCGTACAAGAGCGTTTTATTCATGTCATTAAAGAAATGGGAGGAAGATTCTTGAGAAAGagcaaaaaagaaacagtGTGGGAGGAAGTTATAGACGAAACCGATATCGTCTTGACGTTGATGCAAGCCTTGCGAGACTACCGAAAGCGCAGGTCACGACGTAGGTCTTCGGAGTCTTACGCTTTGATTTCTGAACGCAGGGAAGCAGATACCGATTCTGATTACGCTCGATCGGACGAGGGATCGCCCGTGATGCTTGAAACCCTGAATGCAGGGGACACAGTATACCAGAAGACCGAAGTGCCCCGTCAACCGTATCTGCAAGTCTCAAAGTCTGTGGAATACAAGGAAAGACCTCAGGGAGACTTGAGCGCCCTGATGAGCAAGCTCGAACCGAGGCTGTGTGAACTGGAAAAGTGCATCGAAAGTCTGGAGTGGAGCAACAGAGAGCTTTTCAACAGGCTCGGCGACATTTCTGACATAGAGAAGGCGGACGAACAATCCGAGCGTTATTCGGTATAG